One stretch of Nicotiana tabacum cultivar K326 chromosome 18, ASM71507v2, whole genome shotgun sequence DNA includes these proteins:
- the LOC107785651 gene encoding uncharacterized protein LOC107785651 translates to MLLQGWGFPSASLKFCRRRNTSIYNNPTTKILIYSCPRKHGRCFSSSSLNYKSLPKLVCLHGIGIEDITDVIHNKVLVAAAVSAAAGQLMKPFTSTLFYGNQFNIKTALQAGGFPSTHSSAVVATATALGLERGFSDSIFGLAVVYAGLVMYDAQGVRREVGIHAKAFNKALFRNQINSVPSNNELDVLTDSIQEKLSSGAESLDPRLSEESSPFQPRLKNVTLLLKPDERRVSSTFAPLKEQVGHTEVEVIAGAFLGFFVSLAVSLT, encoded by the exons ATGTTATTGCAAGGTTggggctttccatctgcttctttaAAATTCTGCAGAAGACGTAACACTTCAATTTACAACAATCCAACAACTAAAATCCTCATATATTCTTGTCCTAGAAAACATGGTAGatgtttttcttcatcttctttgaactaTAAATCTTTGCCTAAGTTGGTTTGTCTTCATGGAATTGGAATAGAAGACATTACTGATGTCATCCATAACAAG GTTTTGGTTGCAGCAGCTGTATCTGCAGCGGCTGGTCAGCTGATGAAGCCTTTTACTTCAACTCTATTTTATGGCAATCAGTTCAATATCAAGACAGCATTACAGGCTGGGGGTTTCCCTTCCACACACTCATCG GCAGTAGTCGCCACAGCCACCGCCCTTGGCTTGGAAAG GGGCTTTTCAGATTCGATTTTTGGTTTAGCAGTGGTGTATGCTGGCCTTGTGATGTATGATGCGCAG GGAGTTCGAAGGGAAGTAGGCATTCATGCAAAAGCATTCAATAAAGCTTTGTTCAGAAATCAAATAAACTCAGTTCCATCTAATAACGAACTTGATGTTTTGACGGATTCTATACAAGAGAAATTATCCTCAGGTGCAGAGAGCCTTGATCCTCGATTATCAGAGGAATCAAGTCCTTTTCAACCAAGGTTGAAGAATGTTACTCTATTGCTTAAACCCGATGAAAGACGAGTCTCATCTACTTTTGCTCCATTGAAAGAACAAGTTGGTCATACAGAGGTTGAAGTCATAGCAGGTGCATTCTTGGGATTCTTTGTGAGTTTGGCGGTAAGTTTGACGTGA
- the LOC107785649 gene encoding putative polyamine transporter At3g13620, producing MTQKIESHPSTITTATTEPPQTTQDLPITTTTTKNHKLTLIPLIFLIYFEVAGGPYGEEPAVKAAGPLLAILGFLIFPFIWSVPEALITAELSTTFPGNGGFVIWADKAFGPFWGSLMGTWKFLTGVINIASFPVLCISYLENIFPVLSSGVSRKLAILGSTLFLSFVNYTGLTIVGYVAVVLGVISLAPFIIMSLIAIPKIHPHRWISLGQKGVKKDWNLFFNTLFWNLNFWDNVSTMAGEVENPKKTFPVALFSSVIFTCLGYIIPLLAVTGAVSVDQNDWDTGFMANAAEIISGKWLKFWIEIGAVLSTIGLFEAQLSSSAFQLLGMAEIAFLPKFFGLRSKWFNTPWVGIILSTSISLGMSYMDFQDIISSANFLYSLGMLLEFASFIWLRRKYPLIKRPYRVPMKLPLLVIMCLIPCGFLVFIMAIATKLVYLISGLMTVGGIGWYFLMNFCKSKKLLKFNNKVDDIYEE from the coding sequence ATGACACAGAAGATTGAATCACATCCTTCCACCATTACAACAGCCACCACAGAACCACCACAAACCACCCAAGACCTCCCTATAACCACCACCACCACAAAAAACCATAAACTCACACTCATCCCTTTAATTTTCCTCATATATTTTGAAGTAGCTGGTGGTCCATATGGTGAAGAACCAGCAGTTAAAGCAGCTGGTCCTTTACTAGCAATTCTTGGTTTTTTAATTTTTCCATTTATTTGGAGTGTTCCTGAGGCTTTAATTACAGCTGAACTTTCAACAACTTTTCCTGGTAATGGTGGTTTTGTTATTTGGGCTGATAAAGCTTTTGGTCCTTTTTGGGGTTCTTTAATGGGAACATGGAAATTCTTAACTGGTGTTATAAATAttgcttcttttccagttttatgTATTAGttatttagaaaatatttttcctgttCTTTCATCTGGGGTTTCAAGAAAATTAGCAATTCTTGGATCAacattatttttatcttttgttaACTATACTGGTTTAACAATTGTAGGGTATGTTGCAGTTGTACTTGGTGTTATTTCACTTGCACCTTTTATTATAATGTCATTAATTGCTATACCAAAAATTCATCCTCATAGGTGGATTAGTTTAGGTCAAAAGGGTGTGAAAAAAGATTGGAATTTGTTTTTTAATACTCTTTTTTGGAACTTAAATTTTTGGGATAATGTTAGTACTATGGCAGGAGAAgttgaaaatccaaaaaaaacatTTCCAGTAGCATTATTTTCATCTGTTATTTTTACTTGTTTGGGGTATATTATTCCACTTTTGGCTGTGACTGGAGCTGTTTCAGTTGATCAAAATGATTGGGACACAGGATTTATGGCAAATGCAGCAGAAATAATTTCTGGTAAATGGTTGAAATTTTGGATTGAAATTGGTGCTGTTTTATCAACTATTGGATTATTTGAAGCACAATTGAGTAGTTCAGCATTTCAACTTTTGGGTATGGCTGAAATAGCATTTTTGCCTAAGTTTTTTGGGTTAAGATCAAAATGGTTTAATACACCATGGGTTGGAATAATATTATCGACATCAATTTCATTGGGAATGTCATATATGGATTTTCAAGATATTATTTCTTCAGCCAATTTCCTGTATAGTTTGGGTATGCTATTGGAATTCGCATCATTTATTTGGCTAAGGAGGAAATATCCATTGATTAAAAGACCTTATAGAGTGCCAATGAAATTACCACTTTTGGTAATTATGTGTTTAATTCCGTGTGGTTTTTTGGTATTTATTATGGCTATAGCAACAAAACTTGTGTATTTAATTAGTGGATTGATGACTGTTGGAGGGATTGGTtggtattttcttatgaattttTGTAAGTCAAAGAAGTTGCTTAAGTTCAACAATAAGGTAGATGATATTTATGAGGAATAA